GTAGTGCTCGCGGTCCTGTTTGCGGGACTCGCCTCATTCGTGTTGCCGCATACTAGCGTCGCAATCGCGTCGCAGGTCAATCATGGTGGCGGCTCGTTCAGCACGTGGTTGATCGCAATGGGGATCGTGTTTTCTTACCCGATCGGCTGGGCCAATTTCGCATCGGACTACAGCCGCTATTTTCCGGCGGAAACGAGCGCGAAGAAGATCGTGCTCGCGGCGGCGGCGGCCAGTTCGTCGCGCTGGTGTTCTGACGGGCGGTATCGCGTACTTCCTGCTCGCGCGCCGACATCCGCTCTTTCACACCTCGTCGTCTGGGGACCGCCTGCAAGGCGACGTGCATTCCAGCTCGATCTGATAGTTATCGGCCAAAGTTGCCCGCTGCATTCGCCGACGTTGCAAAACGTCAGCGGATACAGCGGGTTTTTTGCATTCTGATGACGGCTGGATCAGGTATACCCTCGATGTCGAAAACAGAA
The Paraburkholderia hospita DNA segment above includes these coding regions:
- a CDS encoding cytosine permease yields the protein MGGFHSHGVVWVSLAIILAAEIVLAIFGHATIIAAEKWIAVVLAVLFAGLASFVLPHTSVAIASQVNHGGGSFSTWLIAMGIVFSYPIGWANFASDYSRYFPAETSAKKIVLAAAAASSSRWCSDGRYRVLPARAPTSALSHLVVWGPPARRRAFQLDLIVIGQSCPLHSPTLQNVSGYSGFFAF